From Ochotona princeps isolate mOchPri1 chromosome X, mOchPri1.hap1, whole genome shotgun sequence, one genomic window encodes:
- the NDP gene encoding norrin, translating to MRNHVLAASFSMLSLLAIMGDTDSKTDSSFMVDSDPRRCMRHHYVDSISHPLYKCSSKMVLLARCEGHCSQASRSEPLVSFSTVLKQPFRSSCHCCRPQTSKLKALRLRCSGGMRLTATYRYILSCHCEECSS from the exons ATGAGAAACCATGTACTAGCTGCATCTTTCTCTATGCTCTCCCTGCTGGCAATAATGGGAGATACAGACAGCAAAACGGACAGCTCATTCATGGTGGACTCAGATCCTCGACGCTGCATGAGGCACCACTATGTGGATTCTATCAGTCACCCATTGTACAAGTGTAGCTCAAAG ATGGTGCTCTTGGCCAGATGTGAGGGGCACTGCAGCCAGGCATCCCGCTCCGAGCCCCTGGTGTCCTTCAGCACGGTTCTCAAGCAACCTTTTCGTTCCTCCTGTCACTGCTGCCGGCCACAGACCTCCAAGCTGAAGGCCCTGCGACTGCGCTGCTCTGGGGGCATGCGACTCACTGCCACCTACCGATACATCCTGTCCTGTCACTGTGAGGAATGCAGCTCCTGA